The Branchiostoma floridae strain S238N-H82 chromosome 8, Bfl_VNyyK, whole genome shotgun sequence genome has a segment encoding these proteins:
- the LOC118421471 gene encoding plasminogen-like, whose amino-acid sequence MKVLQFYVFFAAALLQSSLCYLTEEEILRRVETNVNSQPVKNTRLTQNLIQRYQITHRLQCSQLCFLTKGCQSYNYYEEEGICELNDQTYLQGLVDFSFQTGKDPGWEYHDRYSFYMIRAWWHECSAHNPCQNGAVCTRKVLKSSGVERPPCAPLCVCPVGYSGRHCEIQDCQEGSGASYRGKVPVTTTGKVCQRWNSQTPHGHSKTPANYPSSGLEQNYCRNPDGESGVWCYTTDPGTRWELCDVPTC is encoded by the exons ATGAAGGTGCTGCAGTTCTACGTGTTTTTTGCGGCTGCTCTTCTGCAGTCGAGTCTGTGTTATCTGACGGAAGAGGAGATACTGCGGAGGGTGGAGACAAACGTGAACAGTCAACCTGTGAAGAACACACGCCTGACGCAGAATCTCATCCAACGGTACCAG ATTACCCATCGGCTGCAGTGCTCTCAGCTCTGCTTTCTCACCAAAGGCTGTCAGTCCTACAACTACTACGAAGAGGAAGGAATTTGCGAGCTGAACGATCAGACTTATCTCCAAGGACTTGTCGACTTTTCCTTCCAAACCGGAAAAGACCCGGGATGGGAGTACCACGACCGCTATTCATTTTACATGATAAGG GCCTGGTGGCACGAATGCTCCGCCCACAATCCGTGCCAGAACGGAGCGGTGTGCACCCGTAAGGTCCTGAAGAGTTCTGGGGTAGAGCGGCCGCCGTGTGCCCCGCTCTGCGTCTGTCCGGTGGGGTACTCCGGCCGACACTGTGAAA TCCAAGACTGCCAGGAAGGAAGTGGAGCGTCCTACAGAGGAAAGGTTCCCGTGACGACCACAGGAAAAGTTTGCCAACGATGGAACAGCCAGACACCTCATGGACACTCCAAAACACCCGCCAATTATCCGTCATCCGgactggagcagaactactgccggaatccggatgGGGAGTCCGGAGtgtggtgctacaccacggatccCGGCACGAGATGGGAACTGTGTGACGTGCCTACATGTTGA
- the LOC118421981 gene encoding uncharacterized protein LOC118421981 translates to MMSHGFYLTLVVGLMAVRSGLCVFSEEHVLRRVESEVNIPPVGNTRLVVHIMGRYNASHRVQCSQLCFLAAGCQSYNYHAGDATCELSDQRKDDFPLDAVEGAGWDYYDSYSLFIPRVLWYECSRLINPCENGGVCTRKVLMADGEERQPCDPLCVCPVGTAGPNCGTCDWQQVFATVRGTGQQVIDAWNAGLHDEMLHNKSLLVHQWETLGIKKVKVVLETSGDEDVEMIFNGENTDKSSWFSQSRLLSSPWTDLPGETANFFSVEGELNPVTRREL, encoded by the exons ATGATGTCGCATGGATTTTATCTAACTCTTGTGGTGGGTTTAATGGCTGTGCGGTCGGGCCTGTGCGTTTTTAGCGAGGAGCATGTTCTGCGGAGGGTGGAGAGTGAAGTAAACATCCCACCGGTGGGGAACACTCGTCTGGTGGTACATATCATGGGTCGCTACAAT GCGAGTCACCGCGTGCAGTGCTCCCAGCTGTGCTTCCTCGCCGCGGGTTGTCAGTCCTACAACTACCATGCCGGGGACGCCACGTGCGAGCTGAGCGATCAGAGAAAGGACGACTTTCCGCTCGACGCTGTGGAGGGGGCCGGGTGGGATTACTACGATAGCTACTCGCTCTTCATTCCAAGG GTCCTGTGGTACGAGTGCTCCCGCCTCATCAACCCGTGCGAGAATGGCGGGGTGTGCACCCGGAAGGTTCTGATGGCTGATGGGGAGGAGAGGCAGCCGTGCGACCCGCTGTGCGTCTGTCCTGTCGGCACTGCGGGCCCAAACTGTGGTA CCTGTGATTGGCAGCAGGTGTTCGCCACGGTCAGAGGAACCGGTCAGCAGGTAATTGATGCCTGGAACGCCGGACTGCATGACGAGATGCTCCACAACAAAAGTCTGCTGGTGCATCAGTGGGAAACACTCGGGATCAAGAAG GTAAAAGTTGTACTGGAAACCTCTGGCGATGAGGATGTGGAGATGATCTTCAACGGAGAGAACACGGACAAGTCCAGCTGGTTCTCCCAGTCCCGTCTGCTCTCCTCACCATGGACGGACCTGCCTGGCGAGACGGCGAACTTCTTCTCTGTTGAGGGAGAGCTGAACCCTGTGACTCGCAG agaactgtaa
- the LOC118421366 gene encoding phosphatidylserine lipase ABHD16A-like (The sequence of the model RefSeq protein was modified relative to this genomic sequence to represent the inferred CDS: added 74 bases not found in genome assembly), which yields MAALWRCATGPRLFRIPANNEGKSRPYEANTAEVLGDRIIQWASFMWSLSCWTSPILVTYLYRKGYFTIEGMNSGLRMAMATAVILSGAFWLRGIGRWANPDYCTFIAILTAARQVFSTENKVRLARYDFDFWAWPVNYSWTQVAIRDVPMKRLQPRTKARGVAAKVWGLPCDVASYLMVHTFGRRMIYPGTVGLLQKAMAPMLQEGRKKLVEKYDGERAKLLALDGNEIDTMFVDRRPMGEEKGRKLVITSEGNAGFYEVGCMCTPLDAGYSVLGWNHPGFGGSSGIPMPENEGNAIDVVLQYAIHQLGFSPDNIIIFAWSIGGYPASFAAMNHPTVSGVILDATFDDLLPLAISRMPESLRGMVIRSVNTYFNLDIAAQLNRYPGPVMLVRRTRDEMITTIDPDAIESNRGNDLLVKLLQFRYPKLITESTITMLREWLSAPTPTVQAAVYNQYSVDEQLCTSLLKSWVEENSANFPCLIGEQLSTEEKTQLVLFLAAKHMINYESTHCTPLPASHFRLPWSLAALRG from the exons ATGGCTGCTCTCTGGCGCTGTGCGACCGGACCCAGGCTGTTCAGAATCCCCGCCAACA TTCATGTGGTCTCTGTCCTGCTGGACGTCACCCATCCTCGTTACTTACCTGTACAGGAAAG GCTATTTCACCATAGAAGGCATGAACAGCGGACTCCGTATGGCCATGGCTACAGCAGTGATACTGTCGGGGGCTTTCTGGCTCAGAG GCATTGGGAGGTGGGCTAACCCTGACTACTGCACCTTCATCGCCATCCTGACTGCAGCTAGGCAGGTCTTCTCTACAGAGAACAAG GTGAGACTGGCCAGGTATGACTTTGACTTCTGGGCGTGGCCTGTGAACTACAGCTGGACACAGGTGGCCATCAG GGATGTCCCCATGAAGAGACTCCAGCCCAGGACCAAGGCCCGCGGGGTGGCTGCCAAGGTGTGGGGCCTGCCGTGTGATGTGGCCAG TTACCTGATGGTTCACACGTTTGGACGGAGGATGATTTACCCAGGCACAGTGGGGCTGCTGCAGAAAGCCATGG CTCCAATGCTTCAGGAGGGCCGAAAGAAACTTGTGGAAAAG TACGATGGAGAGCGGGCCAAACTTCTGGCTCTGGACGGGAACGAGATCGACACCATGTTTGTGGACAGGCGACCAATGGGAGAGGAGAAGGGCAGGAAACTg GTGATCACCAGTGAGGGGAATGCTGGGTTCTATGAGGTTGGGTGCATGTGTACTCCACTGGATG CTGGGTACTCTGTGCTGGGCTGGAACCACCCTGGATTTGGGGGAAGCTCG GGCATCCCCATGCCTGAGAACGAGGGCAATGCCATAGATGTGGTGCTGCAGTACGCCATCCATCAGCTAGGGTTCTCTCCTGacaacatcatcatcttcgccTGGTCCATCGGCGGTTACCCAGCATCCTTTGCAGCCATGAACCACCCCACGGTCAGCGGGGTCATTCTGGATGCGACCTTCGATGACCTCTTGCCCTTGGCGATATCCAGGATGCCAGAAAGCTTAC GAGGTATGGTGATCCGGAGTGTCAACACTTACTTCAACCTGGACATAGCAGCACAGCTCAAcag GTACCCAGGCCCTGTGATGTTAGTCAGGAGAACCAGAGATGAGATGATCACAACAAT TGACCCTGATGCAATAGAATCCAACAGGGGCAACGACCTGCTGGTCAAGCTGCTGCAGTTCAG ATACCCTAAGCTGATCACAGAGTCCACCATCACAATGCTTCGGGAATGGCTGTCAGCTCCCACTCCCACGGTGCAAG CTGCCGTGTATAACCAGTACTCTGTAGACGAGCAGCTGTGCACCTCCCTGCTGAAGTCATGGGTGGAGGAGAACTCTGCAAACTTCCCCTGTCTGATCGGCGAGCAGCTCAGCACAGAGGAAAAGACTCAGCTGGTACTCTTCTTG GCTGCCAAACACATGATAAACTATGAGTCCACCCACTGTACCCCGCTGCCGGCCAGCCATTTCCGCCTGCCGTGGTCACTAGCTGCACTTCGCGGATAG